In Nocardia asteroides, the following proteins share a genomic window:
- a CDS encoding acyl-CoA synthetase: MTFTLSNVFATVAAAIPDREFVVWGERRVTYAESDRRSTGFARFLAGRGIGCRTERSALAAHASGQDHVGIYLRNCTEYPEVLIGSYRARAVPFNINYRYVDEELRYLLTDAQVRVLVYQDEFAPRVAAVLPALTDAVLLVQVADGSGNPLLPGAIRYEDVVATTAPDLPETRCEDLYLLYTGGTTGMPKGVLWRQEDIYLAAMGGTRFGTGEEIGSYAALAASAAGTGGAYRLVVAAPFMHGAAQWLLFQAVTNGGTLVLPTVVDRFDAAAVLDAVARERVIALPLVGDAMARPVAAELERRPYDLEFLAAVHNAGAPLSPAVRQRLVAAFGKPVLVVDSVGSSEAGIQMTQVFDAADGTPGAYLPAGGDTAVLDDALSRTLDEPGAQGWLGRKGRIPLGYLGDADKTARTFPVVDGVRWSIAGDRATVLADGRVALLGRDNLTVNSGGEKIFVEEVERAVAAHPEVLDVVVVGRPSEQWGSEVVAIVHVRDAAVTDADLLAECAAHIARYKLPKAIIRCSEIRRSPAGKADYRWARDLAVEG; the protein is encoded by the coding sequence GTGACATTCACGTTGTCGAACGTCTTCGCGACCGTGGCCGCCGCGATACCGGATCGGGAGTTCGTCGTCTGGGGCGAACGCCGGGTGACCTATGCCGAATCCGACCGGCGCAGTACCGGTTTCGCGCGGTTCCTGGCCGGCCGCGGGATCGGCTGCCGGACCGAGCGGTCCGCGCTGGCCGCCCACGCGTCCGGGCAGGACCATGTGGGGATCTACCTGCGCAATTGCACCGAATACCCGGAGGTCCTGATCGGCTCGTATCGGGCGCGGGCGGTGCCGTTCAACATCAACTATCGCTATGTCGACGAGGAACTGCGCTACCTGCTGACCGATGCCCAGGTGCGGGTCCTGGTGTACCAGGACGAGTTCGCGCCCCGGGTGGCGGCGGTGCTGCCGGCCCTGACGGACGCGGTGCTGCTGGTCCAGGTCGCCGACGGCAGCGGAAACCCGTTGCTGCCCGGCGCGATTCGCTACGAGGACGTGGTGGCCACCACGGCGCCGGACCTGCCCGAGACCCGGTGCGAGGACCTGTATCTGCTCTACACCGGCGGCACCACCGGCATGCCCAAGGGAGTGCTGTGGCGCCAGGAGGACATCTACCTCGCGGCCATGGGCGGCACCCGCTTCGGCACCGGTGAGGAGATCGGCTCCTACGCCGCACTGGCCGCCTCGGCCGCCGGGACGGGCGGCGCCTATCGCCTGGTGGTGGCCGCGCCGTTCATGCACGGCGCCGCGCAGTGGCTGCTGTTCCAGGCCGTCACCAACGGCGGCACGCTCGTCCTGCCCACGGTCGTGGACCGTTTCGACGCCGCCGCGGTGCTCGACGCGGTGGCGCGCGAACGGGTGATCGCCCTGCCGCTGGTGGGTGACGCGATGGCCAGGCCGGTCGCCGCGGAACTCGAACGCCGTCCCTACGACCTGGAATTCCTGGCGGCGGTGCACAATGCGGGTGCCCCGCTGTCCCCGGCGGTGCGGCAGCGCCTCGTCGCCGCGTTCGGCAAGCCGGTGCTGGTGGTCGATTCGGTCGGTTCCTCGGAAGCGGGCATCCAGATGACGCAGGTCTTCGACGCCGCCGACGGCACGCCGGGCGCCTATCTGCCGGCCGGCGGTGACACCGCCGTGCTCGACGACGCGCTGAGCCGGACACTGGACGAGCCCGGCGCGCAGGGCTGGCTGGGCCGCAAGGGCCGGATTCCGCTGGGCTACCTGGGCGACGCGGACAAGACCGCCCGCACCTTCCCGGTCGTGGACGGCGTGCGCTGGTCCATCGCCGGCGACCGTGCCACGGTGCTGGCGGACGGGCGCGTCGCCCTGCTCGGTCGCGACAATCTCACCGTCAACTCCGGTGGCGAGAAGATCTTCGTCGAAGAGGTGGAGCGCGCGGTCGCCGCGCACCCCGAAGTGCTGGACGTGGTGGTGGTCGGGCGACCCTCGGAGCAGTGGGGCAGCGAGGTGGTGGCCATCGTGCACGTGCGCGACGCGGCGGTCACCGACGCCGACCTGCTCGCCGAATGTGCCGCGCACATCGCCCGCTACAAGCTGCCGAAGGCGATCATCCGCTGTAGCGAGATCCGGCGTTCGCCCGCGGGCAAGGCCGACTACCGGTGGGCGCGCGATCTCGCCGTCGAAGGCTGA
- a CDS encoding MlaE family ABC transporter permease: MTPDGSGRPPESPERDVLTASAVLRRTASETILAALATFGRALRMGAQAVRIGLRDAALGRFRVRESLEQAWFLLKVTAVPSVLMAIPFGVILSAQVGNIVSQLGANSMIGAAGGLGVIKQGAPMAAGILLGGAGAAAIAADLGARTVREEVDALRVMGVDPVQRLVVPRVAAMMLVAPLLNVLIIVVGIGAGYAVAVAALEVTPGSYWDSFGAFTTSFDVWVSLVKSLLFGFLVVIIACQRGLEAGGGPRGVADGVNAAVVMSVAAITVLNTVVTQVVTMFVPMRAA, from the coding sequence ATGACGCCGGACGGATCCGGGCGTCCGCCGGAGTCGCCGGAGCGGGACGTTCTCACCGCGAGCGCCGTGCTGCGCCGCACTGCGAGTGAGACGATCCTGGCCGCGCTCGCCACCTTCGGCCGGGCGCTGCGGATGGGCGCGCAGGCTGTGCGGATCGGGCTGCGGGACGCGGCGCTCGGCCGCTTCCGGGTGCGCGAAAGCCTCGAACAGGCCTGGTTCCTGCTGAAGGTGACCGCGGTGCCGAGCGTGCTGATGGCGATCCCGTTCGGGGTGATCCTGTCGGCCCAGGTCGGCAATATCGTGTCCCAGCTCGGGGCGAACTCGATGATCGGCGCGGCCGGTGGGCTCGGCGTGATCAAGCAGGGCGCGCCCATGGCGGCCGGCATCCTGCTCGGCGGTGCGGGGGCGGCCGCGATCGCGGCGGATCTCGGCGCGCGCACCGTGCGCGAGGAAGTCGACGCGCTGCGCGTGATGGGGGTCGATCCGGTCCAGCGGCTGGTCGTACCGCGGGTGGCGGCGATGATGCTGGTGGCGCCGCTGCTGAACGTGCTCATCATCGTCGTCGGGATCGGGGCGGGCTATGCCGTCGCGGTGGCGGCGCTGGAGGTGACACCGGGCAGCTACTGGGATTCCTTCGGCGCGTTCACCACCTCGTTCGACGTGTGGGTCTCGCTGGTGAAATCGCTGCTCTTCGGGTTCCTGGTGGTGATCATCGCCTGTCAACGCGGGCTGGAGGCCGGGGGCGGTCCGCGCGGCGTCGCCGACGGGGTCAACGCCGCCGTCGTCATGTCGGTCGCGGCGATCACCGTGCTCAATACCGTGGTCACCCAGGTGGTCACGATGTTCGTGCCGATGCGGGCGGCCTGA
- a CDS encoding ABC transporter permease has protein sequence MTAAGYRPFGLRWTRRVRPLAPVESTGFALGFAWQVLASVPFTLRRYRRQTLIAVTDMTWGRGSVVVGGGVVPLMLLMGVAMGASIGIEAYHALDALALGRLSGLISAFGVTRELAPIAAGVGFAAQAGCRMTAEIGSMRISEEIDALESLGIRSVPFVVTTRVIAGIVAVAPAFVVALILSYLSCQLVVTTVHDVPAGTYAHYFDQFVLGWDVFAATVKVVVFAIAVVLIHCYQGYFATGGPEGVGIGSGRAIRASLVAIIALDMVATILLWGFRSPITFTG, from the coding sequence ATGACCGCGGCGGGCTACCGGCCGTTCGGGCTGCGCTGGACGCGGCGGGTGCGTCCGCTCGCGCCGGTGGAGTCCACCGGCTTCGCCCTCGGTTTCGCCTGGCAGGTGCTCGCCTCGGTGCCGTTCACACTGCGGCGATATCGGAGACAGACGCTCATCGCGGTCACCGACATGACCTGGGGCCGTGGGTCGGTGGTGGTCGGTGGCGGTGTCGTTCCGCTGATGCTGCTGATGGGGGTGGCGATGGGCGCCTCGATCGGGATCGAGGCCTATCACGCGCTCGACGCGCTCGCGCTCGGCAGGCTCAGCGGCCTGATCTCCGCGTTCGGGGTGACCAGGGAGCTGGCGCCGATCGCCGCGGGCGTGGGTTTCGCGGCGCAGGCGGGCTGCCGGATGACCGCCGAGATCGGGTCCATGCGGATCTCCGAGGAGATCGACGCGCTCGAGTCACTGGGGATCCGGTCGGTGCCGTTCGTGGTGACCACCCGGGTGATCGCCGGGATCGTCGCGGTGGCACCGGCTTTCGTGGTCGCCTTGATCCTGAGCTATCTGTCGTGTCAGCTCGTGGTCACCACCGTGCACGATGTACCGGCCGGCACCTATGCCCACTACTTCGATCAGTTCGTGCTCGGCTGGGATGTCTTCGCCGCGACGGTCAAGGTGGTGGTCTTCGCGATCGCCGTGGTGCTGATCCATTGCTATCAGGGCTATTTCGCCACCGGTGGCCCCGAGGGTGTGGGGATCGGGTCGGGCCGGGCGATCCGGGCCAGCCTGGTCGCGATCATCGCCCTGGACATGGTGGCCACCATTCTGCTGTGGGGCTTCCGCTCCCCCATCACGTTCACCGGGTGA
- a CDS encoding MlaD family protein: protein MPPYSLPGTEVGPWRARLLGACTALVVLAGAVAWQVRPDSLADGEIGVVLRTDHVGAGVRPGTDVRLGGVRVGSVAGITAAGDGREDLALTLRAAELYGLTDQLRLEFAPDNLFGITALNLVPAEGGTALTDGVTVDLGGADAGRVADATLAALLRSTGELTGDVLTTKLAGLLHTISGDLRAFTPLLEAIGATVRAYAETRQLPPTELAAAFGSVLAGAPPMLTGAVDVLDAAYTNEYLRSPDNLARFAAFWDDMQYQLLPMVTQTMTTARTHFAGLTPLAGTVLDEVAAAVGPPGRSAELLATLLARAGAAFVDTPGGPVLRVAVELDVVPGLAVPLRAALGAPAQPGAR from the coding sequence ATGCCGCCGTATTCGCTGCCCGGTACCGAGGTCGGCCCGTGGCGTGCCCGTCTGCTCGGCGCCTGTACCGCTCTGGTGGTGCTCGCCGGCGCCGTCGCCTGGCAGGTGCGCCCGGATTCGCTCGCCGACGGCGAGATCGGGGTGGTGTTGCGCACCGACCATGTCGGCGCGGGGGTGCGGCCCGGTACCGATGTGCGGCTGGGCGGGGTCCGGGTCGGCTCGGTCGCCGGCATCACCGCGGCGGGTGACGGTCGTGAAGACCTCGCGCTGACGCTGCGCGCGGCCGAGCTGTACGGCCTCACCGACCAACTGCGCCTCGAGTTCGCTCCCGACAACCTGTTCGGTATCACCGCGCTGAACCTCGTCCCGGCCGAGGGTGGCACCGCGCTCACCGACGGTGTCACCGTCGATCTGGGTGGCGCCGACGCGGGCCGCGTCGCGGATGCCACGCTCGCGGCGCTGCTGCGCTCCACCGGCGAACTCACCGGTGACGTGCTCACGACGAAACTCGCCGGCCTGCTGCACACGATCTCCGGCGACCTGCGCGCCTTCACCCCGCTGCTGGAGGCGATCGGCGCGACCGTGCGTGCCTACGCCGAGACCCGGCAGCTGCCGCCCACCGAGCTGGCGGCCGCGTTCGGGTCGGTGCTGGCGGGCGCACCGCCCATGCTGACCGGCGCGGTGGACGTCCTCGACGCCGCCTACACCAACGAATACCTGCGCTCCCCCGACAATCTCGCCCGTTTCGCCGCCTTCTGGGACGACATGCAATATCAGCTCCTGCCCATGGTCACCCAGACCATGACCACCGCCCGCACCCACTTCGCCGGTCTGACGCCACTCGCCGGAACCGTCCTGGACGAGGTCGCCGCCGCGGTCGGTCCGCCCGGCCGTTCGGCCGAACTGCTCGCCACCCTGCTGGCCCGGGCGGGCGCCGCGTTCGTCGACACCCCCGGCGGGCCCGTCCTGCGGGTCGCGGTGGAACTCGACGTGGTGCCCGGCCTGGCCGTGCCGTTGCGGGCCGCGCTCGGCGCACCCGCTCAACCGGGGGCACGCTGA
- a CDS encoding MlaD family protein, producing MTTRTLLLRVTVAAALAVVALAAVFRLIDRPVRGATDSYSALFTDANGLRIGDDVRLHGVPVGKVTGIDLDGVLARVEFTVLRDRPLYAGSTLAVRFQNLTGFRYLDLDQPDVPGERRTPGSQFGTADTVPAFDITTLFKGLQPVLAQLSPEEINRFTTSMLALIDGDGAGLGPALDAVDTLSRYASDRQAVLSTLVRNLAQIGDRLGGKSGQAVQLLTNLTALFTAIAEKLPGLVDFAVAIPPVLQPIRHMLQVAGITGDEGADLDAVLRNAFPDPRVAVAVFGRLPGLIQSMAAAVPATGGEQTGACSSGTATAPEPLQVLIAGQGVTLCHAR from the coding sequence ATGACGACGCGAACCCTGCTGCTGCGGGTGACGGTGGCCGCGGCCCTGGCCGTCGTCGCGCTGGCCGCGGTGTTCCGGCTCATCGACCGTCCGGTGCGCGGTGCCACCGACTCCTATTCCGCGCTGTTCACCGACGCGAACGGGCTGCGCATCGGCGACGACGTGCGGCTGCACGGTGTCCCGGTCGGGAAGGTGACCGGGATCGATCTCGACGGCGTGCTCGCCCGGGTGGAGTTCACCGTCCTGCGCGATCGACCGCTGTATGCCGGGAGCACGCTGGCCGTGCGATTCCAGAATCTCACCGGTTTCCGCTATCTCGATCTCGACCAGCCGGACGTGCCGGGGGAACGCCGCACGCCCGGCTCGCAGTTCGGTACCGCCGACACGGTGCCCGCCTTCGACATCACCACCCTGTTCAAAGGGCTGCAACCGGTGCTGGCCCAGTTGTCGCCCGAGGAGATCAACCGGTTCACCACCAGCATGCTCGCCCTGATCGACGGGGACGGTGCCGGGCTCGGGCCGGCACTGGACGCGGTGGACACGCTGAGCCGCTACGCCTCCGACCGGCAGGCGGTGCTGTCGACCCTGGTGCGGAATCTGGCCCAGATCGGGGATCGGCTCGGCGGCAAGTCCGGGCAGGCGGTGCAGCTGCTGACCAATCTCACGGCGCTGTTCACCGCCATCGCCGAGAAGCTGCCCGGCCTGGTGGATTTCGCCGTGGCGATCCCGCCGGTGCTCCAGCCGATCCGGCACATGCTCCAGGTCGCGGGGATCACCGGCGACGAGGGCGCGGATCTGGATGCCGTGCTGCGCAACGCCTTTCCCGATCCGCGGGTCGCCGTGGCGGTGTTCGGGCGGTTGCCCGGGCTGATCCAGTCCATGGCGGCCGCGGTACCGGCGACCGGAGGCGAGCAAACCGGTGCCTGCTCCTCGGGCACGGCCACCGCGCCCGAACCACTGCAGGTCCTGATCGCCGGACAGGGGGTCACACTGTGTCACGCACGATGA
- a CDS encoding MlaD family protein — protein MSRTMTRLRAAGARLRGTGSGDRAGDLRWGVAGLLGAVLLTVALGVVGVVGTTDDRTYTAELSQAGALRTGDDIRLAGVPVGRVRSLTLLADRVRMTFTVRDDVFLGDATGLDIRMLTVVGGYYVALRPAGTVALRQTVIPRDRVVLPYNLTQIFQDAVAPVRAIDGTTVRDDLAALAGSIEAGPEALRSALRATDDLVSLMNTQNADISRALTVADEYLSALNGASESLAQLVRMLRALETLVQTHKASVAQALDDLSDVLRRLSPLGRAWDRDLHQRVQPLIDSIGGLQSLVARLGALFDAVRGLEERLLPLLADGTGARVDHSGVTVVPDRICVPVPGGGCR, from the coding sequence GTGTCACGCACGATGACCCGGCTGCGCGCTGCCGGCGCGCGGCTGCGCGGCACCGGTTCCGGCGATCGTGCCGGGGATCTGCGCTGGGGTGTCGCCGGTCTGCTCGGGGCGGTGCTGCTGACGGTCGCGCTGGGGGTGGTCGGCGTGGTCGGGACCACCGACGACCGCACCTATACCGCGGAGCTGAGCCAGGCGGGCGCGTTGCGGACCGGTGACGACATCCGGCTCGCGGGTGTTCCCGTCGGCCGGGTGCGGTCGCTGACCCTGCTGGCCGACCGGGTGCGCATGACCTTCACCGTCCGCGACGACGTGTTCCTCGGGGACGCGACCGGCCTGGACATCCGCATGCTCACCGTCGTGGGCGGCTACTACGTCGCACTGCGCCCCGCGGGCACCGTCGCCCTCAGGCAGACGGTCATCCCCCGCGACCGGGTCGTGTTGCCCTACAACCTCACCCAGATCTTCCAGGACGCCGTCGCGCCGGTACGGGCGATCGACGGCACCACCGTCCGCGACGATCTCGCCGCGCTGGCCGGCTCGATCGAGGCGGGCCCCGAGGCGCTGCGCTCGGCCCTGCGCGCCACCGACGACCTGGTGTCGCTGATGAACACCCAGAACGCCGACATCTCCCGGGCGCTCACGGTGGCCGACGAGTACCTCTCGGCCCTGAACGGCGCCTCCGAGTCCCTGGCCCAGCTGGTCCGCATGCTGCGCGCCTTGGAAACACTGGTGCAGACCCACAAGGCCAGCGTCGCCCAGGCACTCGACGACCTGTCCGATGTGCTGCGCCGTCTCTCGCCGCTGGGCCGCGCCTGGGACCGCGACCTGCACCAGCGGGTCCAGCCGCTGATCGACAGCATCGGCGGATTGCAGAGCCTGGTCGCGCGACTCGGTGCGCTGTTCGACGCGGTGCGCGGACTCGAGGAACGCCTGCTGCCGCTGCTGGCGGACGGGACGGGCGCGCGGGTGGACCACTCGGGGGTGACCGTCGTCCCCGACCGGATCTGTGTCCCCGTGCCGGGAGGTGGTTGTCGATGA
- a CDS encoding MlaD family protein, with the protein MTMLHRILGSRGVLSAAVVVSVALGGVAAVQLARPTPDTRAYCADLPDSIGLYPGSAVTILGIRVGTVTGIEPVGSWARVRFTVRADRRLPADVGAVTVDDTLVADRQLALVGDEPATGGWDPGTCITKTLTPRSLTETFDALAGLATELTGDPATGSGLAALDRATAGTGEQINAVITRLGQALTAPDAAIGHLGDLLDALAALAHRARNGWDTVESMTAELPRTFHDIVTIAFPPIVDIVTYLVQVLPQLNDVFMLLGTPAVRTVDAMTDLPALLSAGVGSLGEIMAMTPAVAAGFAASLDPATGQPTVLYAPPKLAVSPPDSPAVCGAILLLTGQSCPIAPDGTAVVPALPVLLAAVSAR; encoded by the coding sequence ATGACGATGCTGCACCGGATCCTCGGCTCGCGCGGCGTTCTCTCCGCCGCGGTGGTGGTCAGCGTGGCGCTCGGTGGCGTGGCCGCCGTCCAGCTGGCCCGGCCGACGCCCGACACTCGCGCCTACTGTGCCGATCTGCCCGACAGCATCGGCCTCTACCCCGGCAGCGCGGTGACCATCCTGGGCATCCGGGTGGGTACGGTCACCGGGATCGAACCCGTGGGATCGTGGGCGCGAGTCCGTTTCACCGTGCGTGCCGACCGGCGGCTGCCCGCCGATGTCGGGGCCGTCACCGTGGACGACACCTTGGTCGCCGACCGGCAGCTGGCCCTGGTCGGCGACGAACCGGCGACCGGCGGGTGGGATCCGGGCACCTGCATCACCAAGACCCTCACCCCGCGGAGCCTCACCGAGACCTTCGACGCACTGGCGGGCCTGGCCACCGAACTCACCGGCGATCCCGCCACCGGGTCCGGCCTGGCCGCGCTGGACCGGGCGACCGCGGGGACCGGCGAGCAGATCAACGCCGTGATCACCCGGCTCGGCCAGGCCCTCACCGCGCCCGACGCCGCCATCGGTCACCTGGGTGACCTGCTCGACGCCCTCGCCGCGCTGGCACATCGGGCCCGGAACGGCTGGGACACTGTCGAATCCATGACGGCCGAGCTGCCGCGGACCTTCCACGACATCGTCACGATCGCGTTCCCGCCGATCGTCGACATCGTCACCTATCTGGTACAAGTCCTCCCCCAGCTCAACGACGTGTTCATGCTGCTGGGCACGCCCGCCGTGCGCACCGTGGACGCGATGACCGATCTGCCTGCCCTGCTCTCGGCGGGCGTGGGCTCACTCGGGGAGATCATGGCGATGACCCCGGCCGTCGCCGCCGGGTTCGCGGCTTCGCTGGACCCGGCGACCGGGCAACCGACCGTGCTGTACGCACCGCCGAAACTCGCGGTATCCCCGCCGGATTCGCCCGCGGTCTGCGGCGCCATCCTGCTCCTCACCGGGCAGTCCTGCCCGATCGCACCGGACGGGACCGCCGTCGTGCCCGCGCTGCCTGTTCTGCTGGCGGCGGTGAGTGCGCGATGA
- a CDS encoding MlaD family protein, which produces MTAARGFAAVLTALAVAAAGGCSAVPGLGAGESTYPLRIEFADVLNLPQGAAVTADGVRVGRLTDVRLTDRSGTPGGGHVTVEIAVDRSVRLPHGTTAELRQDTPLGDIHIALTEPTGSTGTDLAPGDTIPLTDTTRAPAIEDILAALSVFVGTGAVTDLQDIIRTVNGVLPADPRDTARLSATLGGDLTDLATDLGAVDSLLDGLEATLDQGVLANVGVVEELLTPYGVQQTTAAIDAQIGVIFVLTALGPVAPSTTWLGPLLGSLDAAVAGVVPMLFGDSPFDTTAPSNLKTLVDLIHTKVLPFAESGPKVDLTRIGVAGAEGPAVDEQTRRIIDLLRVIGAVR; this is translated from the coding sequence ATGACGGCGGCGCGGGGGTTCGCCGCGGTGCTGACCGCGCTGGCGGTGGCGGCCGCCGGTGGCTGCTCCGCGGTCCCCGGGCTCGGCGCGGGCGAGTCGACCTATCCGCTGCGCATCGAGTTCGCCGATGTGCTGAATCTGCCGCAGGGCGCGGCGGTGACGGCCGACGGCGTGCGGGTCGGACGACTCACCGACGTCCGCCTGACCGACCGATCCGGGACGCCCGGCGGTGGTCACGTCACCGTCGAGATCGCGGTCGACCGGTCGGTGCGGCTGCCGCACGGCACCACCGCCGAACTCCGGCAGGACACGCCGCTCGGCGACATCCACATCGCGCTGACCGAGCCGACCGGCAGCACCGGCACCGACCTGGCACCCGGCGACACGATCCCGCTCACCGACACCACCCGCGCCCCGGCGATCGAGGACATCCTGGCGGCGCTGTCGGTGTTCGTCGGCACCGGCGCGGTCACCGACCTGCAGGACATCATCCGCACCGTCAACGGCGTCCTGCCCGCCGATCCGCGCGACACCGCCCGCCTGTCGGCCACTCTCGGCGGCGACCTCACCGATCTCGCCACCGATCTCGGCGCGGTGGACAGCCTGCTCGACGGTCTGGAGGCCACGCTCGATCAGGGGGTGCTCGCGAATGTGGGCGTCGTCGAGGAACTGCTCACCCCCTACGGCGTGCAGCAGACCACTGCCGCCATCGACGCCCAGATCGGGGTGATCTTCGTGCTCACCGCACTCGGGCCGGTCGCGCCCAGCACCACCTGGCTGGGTCCGCTGCTCGGTTCCCTGGACGCCGCCGTCGCCGGGGTGGTGCCGATGCTGTTCGGCGACAGCCCGTTCGACACCACGGCCCCCTCGAACCTGAAGACGCTGGTCGACCTCATCCACACGAAGGTGCTGCCGTTCGCCGAAAGCGGTCCCAAGGTCGACCTGACGCGGATCGGGGTGGCCGGCGCCGAGGGCCCGGCGGTCGACGAACAGACCCGGCGGATCATCGACCTGCTGCGGGTGATCGGAGCGGTGCGGTGA
- a CDS encoding MlaD family protein translates to MNTRAAVSLSAILAVLVLGVSYLCLGVLDMDPRRDHTTIGLELRGSGGLAPNAPVLLNGVTVGRIEEVRTRPGGVLVRFAVDDRYRIPAASTLRIEQLSALGEPYLGFDPDHDSGPYLEDGQVIPVGRIREPMTISELSTRLVGLLDGIRPEVVAGLVDTFDRALAGTGATMDTLQRSTTLLAATLLSRTDVLRQLFADLQFLGADIDWMGPSLATAGPLFGEFGITLSDIVQSGSALVESRPTEQYFTGTGVLPFLAEVDALLAKIGPDVALLAPVLEPVVTDAAGRAPDLDLGALLAQAVHGFDADGAVRLRIGIR, encoded by the coding sequence GTGAACACCCGTGCGGCCGTGTCGCTCTCGGCGATCCTGGCGGTCCTCGTCCTCGGGGTGTCCTACCTGTGCCTCGGGGTGCTCGACATGGATCCGCGACGGGACCACACCACGATCGGGCTGGAACTGCGCGGCTCGGGCGGGCTCGCGCCGAACGCGCCGGTGCTGCTCAACGGCGTCACCGTCGGGCGCATCGAGGAGGTCCGGACCCGGCCCGGCGGCGTGCTCGTCCGGTTCGCCGTGGACGACCGGTACCGCATCCCGGCGGCGAGCACGCTGCGGATCGAGCAGCTCTCCGCGCTCGGCGAGCCCTATCTAGGCTTCGATCCCGACCACGACAGCGGCCCGTATCTCGAGGACGGCCAGGTGATTCCGGTCGGCCGAATCCGTGAGCCCATGACGATCAGCGAACTGTCCACCCGCCTGGTCGGCCTGCTCGACGGTATCCGGCCCGAGGTCGTCGCGGGCCTGGTCGACACCTTCGACCGCGCGCTCGCCGGTACAGGGGCCACCATGGACACCCTGCAACGCTCGACCACCCTGCTCGCGGCCACCCTGCTCAGCCGCACCGACGTGCTGCGGCAACTGTTCGCGGACCTGCAGTTCCTCGGCGCCGACATCGACTGGATGGGGCCGTCGCTGGCCACCGCGGGACCGCTGTTCGGCGAGTTCGGCATCACGCTGAGCGACATCGTGCAGTCGGGGTCGGCACTGGTGGAGAGCAGGCCCACCGAGCAGTACTTCACCGGCACGGGGGTACTGCCGTTCCTCGCCGAGGTCGACGCGCTGCTGGCGAAGATCGGCCCGGACGTCGCGCTGCTCGCCCCGGTCCTGGAGCCGGTGGTGACCGACGCGGCGGGGCGCGCACCCGACCTCGACCTCGGCGCGCTGCTCGCACAGGCCGTGCACGGCTTCGACGCCGACGGCGCCGTGCGCCTGCGCATAGGTATTCGCTGA
- a CDS encoding NDMA-dependent alcohol dehydrogenase: MKTKGALLWDFGQPWSVEEIEIGDPRAHEVKIRMEAAGMCHSDHHLVTGGIPMAGFPVLGGHEGAGVIVEVGPLVEDLAVGDHVVLSFIPSCGKCPSCQAGLRNLCDLGALLLSGTSVTDGSYRVRAKGHNVFPMTLLGTFAPYLVVHESSVVKIDPAVPFEVACLVGCGVTTGYGSATRIADVRPGEDVAIIGLGGVGIAALQGAVHAGARYVFGVDPVAWKREQALLFGATHVYATIEEATAAAAEITAGGMPKKVIVAVGAVRGEDVDSWLGITAKAGTCVLAAMGHLTENAATVNLAMLALLQKNLQGALFGGGNPHYDIPRLLSLYQVGRLNLDDMVTRTYRLDQINDGYRDMLEGRTIRGVIRFTDDDR; encoded by the coding sequence ATGAAGACCAAGGGCGCACTGCTGTGGGACTTCGGGCAGCCGTGGTCGGTGGAGGAGATCGAGATCGGCGACCCGCGCGCCCACGAGGTGAAGATCCGGATGGAGGCGGCCGGCATGTGCCACTCCGACCATCACCTGGTGACCGGCGGCATCCCGATGGCCGGATTCCCGGTACTCGGCGGGCACGAGGGCGCCGGGGTGATCGTCGAGGTCGGGCCGCTGGTCGAGGACCTCGCCGTCGGCGACCACGTGGTCCTGTCCTTCATCCCCTCCTGCGGGAAATGCCCGTCCTGTCAGGCGGGGCTGCGCAATCTGTGCGATCTCGGCGCGCTGCTGCTGTCGGGGACCTCGGTCACCGACGGCTCCTACCGGGTGCGGGCCAAGGGCCACAACGTGTTCCCGATGACCCTGCTCGGTACCTTCGCGCCCTACCTCGTGGTGCACGAGAGCTCGGTGGTCAAGATCGATCCGGCGGTCCCGTTCGAGGTCGCCTGCCTGGTCGGTTGCGGGGTGACCACCGGATACGGCTCGGCCACCCGGATCGCCGATGTCCGGCCCGGGGAGGACGTGGCGATCATCGGGCTCGGGGGAGTGGGCATCGCCGCGCTGCAGGGGGCCGTGCACGCCGGTGCCCGCTACGTGTTCGGTGTCGACCCGGTGGCGTGGAAACGGGAGCAGGCGTTGCTGTTCGGCGCCACCCACGTGTACGCGACCATCGAGGAGGCCACGGCGGCCGCGGCCGAGATCACCGCAGGCGGGATGCCGAAGAAGGTGATCGTGGCGGTGGGTGCCGTGCGCGGCGAGGACGTCGACAGCTGGCTCGGGATCACCGCCAAGGCAGGCACCTGCGTGCTGGCCGCCATGGGTCACCTCACCGAGAACGCCGCGACGGTCAACCTCGCCATGCTCGCCCTGCTGCAGAAGAACCTGCAGGGCGCGCTGTTCGGCGGCGGCAACCCGCACTACGACATCCCGCGGCTGCTGTCGCTGTATCAGGTCGGCAGGCTCAATCTCGACGACATGGTGACCCGCACCTACCGGCTCGACCAGATCAACGACGGCTATCGGGACATGCTGGAGGGCCGCACGATTCGCGGCGTCATCCGGTTCACCGACGACGACCGCTAG